In one Longimicrobium sp. genomic region, the following are encoded:
- a CDS encoding PAS domain S-box protein: MHPFPLAQIPVSEDADALRAALEAERAARIRAEEALRHAAGVEELARLGSWEESQDGAVAWSAGLLRVHGLDAAPASFDELLETVHPDDRPGLAQARERLLEDEEPFRIVYRTIPAEGEVRWVEGRARVVRDGAGKRIVGTCQDVTERHLAEHALRERDRMLDEVEELAQLGTWEWNLSTDEIRWSPEQLRIHGMTEGAGTQTFAEFLSRVHPDDQGRVMQECERLIATGESFTIPYRVVRPDGTLREMQAMGKLLPDATGQQVRMVGTAQDVTERNRADRALRASEARFRDLFEQFPHSVQILSPEGRTLQVNPAFDRLWGLPMEELAGYNPLEDPRMEPIRDLLRRGFAGERVTLPEVEFDTRGMHAEVGGQPWPRWIRSFVFAVRDDAGAVREVVLVHEDVTEQRRAEEALRTSEESYRTIFDSSSDAIFVSDPATGTVVDANRAACTMADATIEELRTDAGAVIWNGPAPYTAERAQETMRLAAEGVPQRFEWLSIHPRTGAEIWGEVSLQRVTLDGELRILALVRDIGERKRAEQALRASEQSYRALFELSNDPIYVHEVETGAILDANRKACEAAGLESVEELRERGMALIAGGEPPFTTERALEYVKRAAAGEPQRFEWRNDLADGRQIWSEISLNRVTIGGEDRLLATARDITERKRAEQALRDSERSYRTIFDWTAAALWVHDLETGEFLDVNQTACALHGYTPEEIKALGVAGLSWGEPPYTVENAMQYLKLAVAGEPQRFEWLGRHKDGSPVWAEITLRRVTINGEDRLLATGRNTNEWKAAERALRASEESYRTIFDSTAAAIWVHDLATGELREVNQAACELYGYTADEQKEIGLDGLTWGEAPYTVDELHRIFGLARAGEPQRFVWLGRHKEGGEVWAEVQARRVSGADGDRLLVTARGMNEWRAAADALRRANEELEQRVAARTAELAQTNIALEEEVAEHES, encoded by the coding sequence ATGCACCCGTTCCCCCTGGCACAGATCCCGGTTTCGGAAGACGCCGACGCGCTGCGCGCGGCGCTGGAAGCCGAGCGCGCCGCGCGCATCCGCGCGGAAGAGGCGCTGCGGCATGCGGCCGGGGTGGAGGAGCTCGCGCGGCTGGGGAGCTGGGAGGAGTCGCAGGACGGCGCGGTCGCATGGTCCGCGGGGCTGCTGCGGGTGCACGGGCTGGACGCGGCGCCGGCCAGCTTCGACGAGCTCCTGGAGACCGTCCACCCCGACGACCGCCCGGGGCTCGCGCAGGCGCGCGAACGACTGCTGGAGGACGAGGAGCCGTTCCGCATCGTCTACCGCACCATCCCTGCGGAAGGCGAAGTGCGCTGGGTGGAAGGAAGGGCGCGCGTCGTTCGCGACGGCGCGGGGAAGCGCATCGTGGGGACGTGCCAGGACGTGACGGAGCGCCACCTGGCCGAGCACGCCCTGCGCGAGCGCGACCGCATGCTGGACGAGGTGGAAGAGCTGGCCCAGCTCGGCACCTGGGAATGGAACCTCTCCACCGACGAGATCCGCTGGTCGCCGGAGCAGCTCCGCATCCACGGGATGACCGAGGGCGCGGGAACGCAGACCTTCGCCGAGTTCCTGTCGCGCGTGCACCCGGACGACCAGGGGCGCGTGATGCAGGAGTGCGAGCGGCTGATCGCCACCGGCGAGTCGTTCACCATCCCCTACCGCGTGGTGCGCCCCGACGGCACCCTGCGCGAGATGCAGGCGATGGGGAAGCTCCTTCCCGACGCCACGGGGCAGCAGGTGCGGATGGTGGGGACGGCGCAGGACGTCACCGAGCGCAACCGCGCCGACCGCGCGCTGCGCGCCTCCGAAGCCCGCTTCCGCGACCTCTTCGAGCAGTTCCCGCACTCGGTGCAGATCCTTTCGCCCGAGGGGAGGACGCTGCAGGTGAATCCTGCGTTCGACCGGCTGTGGGGGCTCCCCATGGAGGAGCTGGCCGGCTACAACCCGCTGGAAGACCCTCGGATGGAGCCGATTCGCGACCTCCTGCGCCGCGGCTTCGCGGGAGAGCGCGTCACCCTTCCCGAAGTGGAGTTCGACACGCGCGGCATGCACGCGGAGGTGGGCGGGCAGCCGTGGCCGCGCTGGATCCGCTCCTTCGTCTTCGCCGTGCGCGACGACGCGGGCGCGGTGCGCGAGGTGGTGCTGGTGCACGAGGACGTCACCGAGCAGCGCCGCGCCGAGGAAGCGCTGCGCACCAGCGAGGAGAGCTACCGCACCATCTTCGACAGCTCGTCCGACGCGATCTTCGTGTCCGATCCCGCCACGGGAACGGTGGTGGACGCGAACCGCGCGGCGTGCACCATGGCCGACGCCACCATCGAGGAGCTGCGGACGGACGCCGGCGCCGTCATCTGGAACGGCCCCGCGCCCTACACCGCCGAGCGGGCGCAGGAAACGATGCGCCTGGCCGCCGAGGGGGTGCCGCAACGCTTCGAGTGGCTCTCCATCCACCCGCGCACCGGGGCGGAGATCTGGGGCGAGGTCAGCCTTCAGCGCGTCACGCTGGACGGCGAGCTGCGCATCCTGGCGCTGGTGCGCGACATCGGCGAGCGGAAGCGGGCGGAACAGGCGCTGCGCGCGTCGGAGCAGAGCTACCGCGCCCTCTTCGAGCTCTCCAACGACCCCATCTACGTGCACGAGGTGGAGACGGGGGCCATCCTGGACGCCAACCGCAAGGCGTGCGAGGCGGCGGGGCTGGAGTCGGTGGAGGAGCTCCGCGAGCGCGGGATGGCGCTGATCGCGGGGGGCGAGCCGCCCTTCACCACCGAGCGCGCGCTGGAGTACGTGAAGCGCGCGGCCGCCGGCGAGCCGCAGCGCTTCGAGTGGCGCAACGACCTGGCGGACGGAAGGCAGATCTGGTCCGAGATCTCCCTCAACCGCGTGACCATCGGTGGCGAGGACCGGCTGCTGGCGACCGCGCGCGACATTACCGAGCGCAAGCGCGCCGAGCAGGCGCTGCGCGACAGCGAGCGCAGCTACCGCACCATCTTCGACTGGACCGCCGCCGCCCTCTGGGTGCACGACCTGGAGACGGGCGAGTTCCTGGACGTCAACCAGACGGCGTGCGCGCTGCACGGCTACACGCCGGAGGAGATCAAGGCGCTGGGCGTGGCGGGGCTGAGCTGGGGCGAGCCGCCGTACACCGTCGAAAACGCGATGCAGTACCTGAAGCTCGCCGTCGCGGGCGAGCCGCAGCGCTTCGAGTGGCTGGGCAGGCACAAGGACGGCTCCCCGGTGTGGGCCGAGATCACGCTGCGCCGCGTCACCATCAACGGCGAAGACCGGCTGCTGGCCACCGGCCGCAACACCAACGAGTGGAAGGCCGCCGAGCGCGCCCTTCGCGCCAGCGAGGAAAGCTACCGCACCATCTTCGACTCCACCGCCGCGGCCATCTGGGTGCACGATCTGGCCACCGGCGAGCTGCGCGAGGTCAACCAGGCCGCCTGCGAGCTGTACGGCTACACGGCGGACGAGCAGAAGGAGATCGGGCTGGACGGGCTGACGTGGGGCGAGGCGCCGTACACCGTGGACGAGCTGCACCGCATCTTCGGGCTGGCGCGGGCGGGAGAGCCGCAGCGCTTCGTCTGGCTCGGCCGCCACAAGGAGGGCGGCGAGGTGTGGGCCGAGGTGCAGGCGCGGCGCGTGAGCGGCGCGGACG